The Heliangelus exortis unplaced genomic scaffold, bHelExo1.hap1 Scaffold_100, whole genome shotgun sequence nucleotide sequence GGTGGCTCTGGAGCCCCGGGAGGGGACATCTGCACCCCCTCCCCCTTCTGCCGCCCGTCCCGGGGGTCCCGGCTCGGAGGGGTCCCCATCCTCCTGGTGACATCGGAGATGGAGGAGGGGACACCCCGactgtccccagggccacccccTCTGTCCCCAAGGGTGGCAGGGGACATCCCTACCCCTCaatgtccccgtgtccccccctcctGGAGCACTCGGAGTCTTCTCAGGGTGAATTTGTGGGAATTCCCCCGTGGGAATCGCTCCAAATAAAATTCCTGATCCCAAATCGAcctgggctggagctgtgcGGGTGGCAAGGGGACCCCCCGGACCCCCAGGTCCATCCCAGGACCCCCAGATTCATCCCAGGAACCCCAGATCCATCCCAGGAACCCCAGATCCatcccaggacccccaggtccaTCCCAGGACCCCCAGATCCATCCCAGGACCCCCAGATCCATCCCAGGACCCCCAGATCCATCCCAGGAACCCCAGATCCATCCTAGGAACCCCAGATCCATCCCAGGACCCCCAGATTCATCCCAGGACCCCCAGATCCATCCCAGGACCCCCAGATTCATCCCAGGAACCCCAGATCCATCCCAGGACCCCCAGATTCATCCCAGGAACCCCAGGTCCATCCCAGGAACCCCAGATTCATCCCAGGACCCCCAGATCCATCCCAGGACCCCCAGAACCATCCCAGGACCCCCAGATTCATCCCAGGACCCCCAGATCCATCCCAAGACCCATCCTAAGGAGGATGAGGAGTCGGATCCTGATGGATTCCCTGGAATGGGGGGagttggggtggggggtggaaGCTTGGAAGATGCTGGGAGCTCGGGGAGGTGTCTGGGGACACCAAAGATCTGGGAAGAAATTCCCATGGGATGCACAGAGCTGGATCTGGGCTGGTGTCAAGTGCTTGGAATTGATCCTGGAGGCTTTTCCCATCATCCTGGAGCCCTTTCCCAagcagaacaattctgtgattctcttccTGAGGAGTTTTCCTGGAAAAGGATGGGATGAACCTGCTCTGGGTTTGGATCAGCTCCGGATTTGCCCCAGGAATGGGACCACCATGagccaaccccccccaaaaaggttccccccctgagcatccctggggtTCCAGCCTGGTTTGTGCTCACGTTTTGGGTTTTCCTTGGATTCTTGGAGGATCTGGAATCTCCAACCCTTCTCCTGAGGAGGGATGGGAcccccagaggcagcagctggactGGGGGACACCACGACCCCCCCCTGAACTGGGGGAAAAAGTGTCCCCAGTTAGGACCCCACTGGGGCATcccccacctcccagctcccGGGGAGAATTCCCTGGATGTTCCCCCCCCCGGGGGGGTCAGGATGGGAGGagtgggagcagggctgggattcTGGCTCTGCCACTCCAGGCACCCTGTAATTAAGGGGTGATTAAGGGAAATAATGAGTTTTGGGGAAGTTTTGGGTGCAACCACCAcgctcctcccccccccacacccacccaaGGGACCCACATAAAGGAGGAGCCTCATTCCCAAGGCTCCCAAAATCCCAACCTCTCCTCCTTGGGATCCTCCTGGTGGTTCCGAAGCCCTCGATCCCCCCCCTGTGATGCTGAAATCCTGGATTTTCCTCCTGGGAAtagcagcagccctgggaagcaTCTCCAGCAGTGAgtgatggatgggatgggatgggggggggggttgggttttccAGGATATCCCATGGGAAAAGCCCAAATGGGatcagggagctgggagggggaagtTTGGGTCCTCCCCAGGGTTTGGGTTCAGGGAAGGGATGTGGGATGAGGGTTtgtcctgctgggaagggagggattCTCCTGGATCCAAGATCTCCACAAAGCTCCAAgatctccaaaaaaaaaactccCAAGTTCCCCAAAAAGCTCCAAATTCTCCGAAAAACTCCCAAGTTCTCCGAAAAACTCCCAAGCTCTCCAAAAAACTCCAAGCTCTCCAAAAAGCTCCAGGGGCTCTCCAAAAAGCTCCAAGCTCTCCACAAGTCTCCGTGATCTCCAAAAAGCTCCAAATTCCCCAAAAAACTCCAAGTTCTCCACAAAGCTCCAAGCTCTCCAGAAAGCTCCAAGCTCCCCACAAATCTCGAAGTTTTCCACAGATTCTCCAAGCTCTCCAAAAAGCTCCAAGATCCCCACAAATCTCGAAGTTTTCCACAGATCTCCAAGTTCTCCAAAAAGCTCGAAGATCTCCAAAAACCTCCAGGTTTCCCACAAAGCTCCAAGCTCCTCACGGAGCTCCAAATTCCCCACAAGTCTCCGGGTTTCCCACAAACCCTGACGAGTTTCCTGCCCTCTCCTGACTCATCCCAACTCCTGCTCCAACACGTTCCCTCCCCACGTGCCCTGGGATCGGGAAGCTCCCGGTTGGTGACGGATGCTTCCTGCCTTGCACAATTCCCAAACCCCCCCCCGGGGGCCTCCTGTTGGAAAACAAACCCCGGGTGGGTGATTCAGGGTGAGTTGATCCCAAATTCCAACCCCACTGGAATCCACGGATTGCTGGGATCCAGGGGTTTGGATACCGGGAGCATCGCTCAGCGCCCAACCCAAGGAATGCCCCAGGTGGGGTCTCCAGGAGCATCTGGAGCTCTTCCCTGCTCCAAAAATCCTTCTGGATGTCAGATGGAGTCTCCAGGAGCACCTCAAGCATTTCCCAGCTCCAAAAATTCTTCTGGATGTCAAGTGGAATCTCCAGGAGCATCTGGAGCTCTTCCCTGCTCCAAAAATCCCTTCTGGATGTGAGGTGGGATCTCCAGGAGCATCTGGAGAAATTCCCTGCTCCAAAAATCCCTGTTGGATGTGAGGTGGGATCTCCAGGAGCATCTGGAGCTCTTCCCTGATCCAAAAATCCCTGCTGGATGTGAGGTGGGATCTCCAGGAGCATCTGGAGCTCTTCCCTGCTCCAAAAATCCCTTCTGGATGTGAGGTGGGACCTCCAGGAGCATCTGGAGCTCTTCCCTGCTCCAAAAATCCCTTCTGGATCAGAGGTGGGATCTCCAGGAGCATCTGGAGCTCTTCCCTGCTCCAAAAATCCCTTCTGGATGTGAGGTGGGATCTCCAGGAGCATCTGGAGCTCTTCCCTGATCCAAAAATCCCTTCTGGATGAGAGGTGGAATCTCCAGGAGCATCTGGAgctcttccctgctccctggggacatcccaaGGGATTGTCACCTCTGGATGTCAGGAAAGCCATTCCCAAGCTGCCTCTGTCCCATCGGGAGCTGACGGGCACCACCGAGGAGGTGgctccttccccaggctccAGGGGTTGGGATTggctcccaaggaagaagggatgggacaagaggaatgTCCGGGAGAGGTTGAGGTTGGAGCTCGGGGATGATTTCTCCCCAAAATTGGTGTCAGGACCCCAAGCCTTGAGGGGTCTCCAGGGCCTGGTGCTGAGGGTTGGGGGGCTTGGGGTGATGGTGgggttgggttgatggttggggttgggttggggttgggttgatggttggggttgggttgatggttggggttgggttgatggttgggttgatggttggattggggttgggttgatggttgggttggggttgggttgatggttggggttgggttgatggttggggttgggttggggttgatggttgggttgggttgatggttggggttgggttgatggttggattggggttgggttggggttgggttgatggttggggttggggttgggttgatggttggggtcgggttgggttgatggttggggttgggttgatggttggggttgggttgggttgatggttgggtTGATGGTTAAGTTGGGGTGGGGTTgatggttggggttgggttgatGGTTCGGGTGGGGTTGAtggttgggttgatggttggggttggggttggggttgggttgatggttggggttgggttgatggttggggttgggttgatggttcggttggggttgggttgatggttgggttggggttgatggttgggttgatggttggggttggggttgggttgatggttggggttgggttgatggttgggttggggttgggttgatggttggggttgggttgatggttggggTGGGGTTGAtggttgggttgatggttgggtTGATGGCCTTGGAGGTCTTGTCCCCCCTCAGTGAAGTCTCTGAgctctcccaacccaaacccaacatcTTGGGGCCGGGACACCCGGACACCTCGGGAAGGCTCCTCCTGGGTTGGAAATCGGGATGTTTGGAatgtggggggggggtcccccTCATCCTGACTTGTGGAAGGGTGAATCAGGTTTGGGGGGGGAGCCAGGGAGGAGTTTCCTGGGGTTGGGGTGGCCCTGACCCGGTGCCCACCCCCGGCTTGGGAAGGAGGAGCCGTGAGCAGGGATCCCAAACAGCTCCGGGGCTTCGGGGACAACACGGGATGGGACAGAAGGActcggggtgggggggggaaggggtccCAGTTCAGGGTTGGGAGTTCTGGGACGGGGTTCTGGGTcctctggtgtccccagggtgtcccaggGTGTCCCAGGATGTTCCCAGGTCCTTCCTGAGCTCCAGACCTTTGGTTCTGTCTCCCAAAGAGCTCGAGGGGAGCTGGGAATCCTGCGAGGGTCCCTGTGAGGAGGAGCGGGGGGCAGGAGGGGTCCCCCGTCACTGTCACCCCGAGTGTCACCGTTACCGCAACTGCTGCCGGGACTATGCCCCCCACTGCCACCACGGTGAGGTCCCCAAAGGGTCCCCAAGGGGTTctggggggtcccggggggggtcctgggggtgtGGGGACCCAGTGGTGGCTCCGTCACCCTGAGCTCTTTTGGGTCCCGTGCAGGGGGAGGATGgagcgaggaggaggaggaagaggaggagggggttgGTGGCCACGGTGAgtccccccccaacccctgcCTGGGGTCACCCCTGGGGACATCGGGGTCACCTCTGGTGCTTGGGGATCCCTGGGGTGTCGGGGtcactggggctggggggatggagagggatggagagggatggagggggatggagagggatggagagggatggagagggatggagagggatggagggggatggagggggatggagggggatggagggggatggagagggatggagggggatggagagggatggaggggaatggagggggatggagagggatggagggggatggagagagatggagagggatggaggggaatggagagggatggagagggatggaggggaatggagagggatggagagggatggagggggatggaggggaatggagagggatggagagggatggagagggatggagagggatggagggggatggagagggatggagagggatggagggggatggagagggatggagagggatggagggggatggagagggatggagagggatggagggggatggagagggatggagagggatggagggggatggagagggatggagggggatggagggggatggagggggatggagagggatggagagggatggagggggatggagggggtggGACCAGTGGCTTCCGCTGCTTCCTCGTCCCCAGGTGACGTCTCAGGGATTTTTGTCACCTCCAGGGGGTGTCCCGGGGCTGGGATGTGGCCCTGGGATGGGGAGCTCCTGATTtccatccccaggagctgcttcctctccctttttccaggCGGTTTTTCCCGCAGCCGCGATTCCATCACCGACCGGGACCTCCTGAGCCTCTCGGAGCAGCTTTACCGGGCAGATGAGAACAGAGCCCGGCCCGGGGACCTCACCATCAACCCCCAGTATCAGGCTGGCCCCGGGGAACTGGGCCACCAGTTGGACCACTGCCCCCAGCCGTGAGTGGCCCCAAGGGCAGAGCCCCCGGGGAGGATCCCAAGCGGAGGGTGGGATCCGCTGATTCCCGGGATTTGCTCCTTCCCAGGCTCTACAAATACGTCAACGAGGAGCTTTTCTCCAAACCCACCTATTCCAGCTTCATCAGGCTGCTGGACAACTTCCAGAGGGCCAcgggaagggaggaggaggtgacggaggaggagctgagggagcaggaggaattCCTGCGGGAAGTGCTGGACACGAAGGTGATGGAGAAACTTTTCACCTTCCTCCAGCAAAAAAGTGAGTTTGGAGCTGCAAGTCCCAAGGAGCCGAgctgggaggctggaggaggaggaggttttcCAGGCAGGAAATGGGATTTGAGGTGACTTCCCAACTTTCCACCCAATTTTCcacctcttccccccccctcccagacCGCTACGATTCCCGGCAGGAATTCCACAGCGACCTGAGGGAGATGTGGTTTGGGATCTACTCCCGGGGTGATGGGCAGAGGGATTCCAGTGGCTTCGAGCACGTCTTCTCCGGTAAAACCCGGGATTCTGGGATGAGGGGGTTGGAATTCTGGGGTTGGGGGCCTCATCCCGGGCTCTCGTTTGCCTTTAGGGGaggtgaagaaaggaaaagtctCCGGGTTCCACAACTGGATCCGTTTCTACCTCCTGGAGAAGGAGGGGACCCTCAACTACCTCAGCCACAACTTCGATGGCCCCGTGAGTTGGTCCCAAAGCATCCCAGGGGATGACACCAGGGACACCCCCCCCGAACCCCCCCACTGGAAGGGTCCAGAAGAAGTGGGAAAGGGACCcccagaggagaaaggagagaactGAGGTTCATGGAGTCACAGGCTGGGTGGGAGGGACCCCAAagcccacccagtgccacccccctGCCCATGGGGACACTTCCCATCActtcccagccccatcccaaccttcagcatccccagggatggggcagccacccCCAGGATCAGCTCCTGGATCACCTGGGGGGGCTccaaggttccttccaacccccccatcccaacccatcccatcccatcccatcccatcccatcccatcccatcccatcccatcccatcccatcccatcaccTGAAGCTCAGTTGGTTCCAGGGGACCAGGAACTTTTCTGGGACCCCATCCCAACTTCCAGGATCCCCAGGAAtggggcacccacagcttccTGGGGTGATCTGGgatttctttcccccccccatcccctcccagggCAGATTTTCCCCTCATCTCCAACCCCAACCTCCCCTCTGCCACTTTGGATccctccccctcatcccatccctccgGCTCCTCATCCAAAGGTGAGGGGGAATCCCAGCAGATCCCGGGAGATGATCCCTgacccctccccccttttcccagtgGGACACCTATCCCGATGTCCTGGGGCTGCAGTTCAGCTGGGATGGGTTCCACAAGGAGCTGGGCTCAGCTTTCATCGGCTCCAGCCCCGAGTTTGAGCTGGGGATTTACACCCTCTGCTTCATCAGCCGGCCCGGGAGGCTGTGAGTGcctggggacacttggggacaccttggggacatccTGGAGACACCTGAGGGcaccttggggacacctggggatACCTGGGGACATCCTGGAGACACCTTAgggacatcctggggacacctggggacacttggggacatcctggggacacctggggacatcctggggacaccaggggacacCGGCAGACatctggggacacctggggacatcctgggacaccctgggacaccctggggacaccagaggacaccctggggacaccgtggggacaccaggggacacactggggacacctggggatACGTtgggggacacttggggacatcctggggacaccaggggacacCGGCAGACatctggggacacctggggacatcctgggaaTGGGACACCCtggacacctggggacaccctggggacactgtggggacaccaggggacacactggggacacctggggatACCTTGGGGATacctggggacatcctggggacacctggggacatcctggggacacttggggacatcctggggacacttggggacaccctggggacaccaggggacacCGGCAGACatctggggacacctggggacatcctgggacaccctgggacaccctggggacaccagaggacaccctggggacactgtggggacaccaggggacacactggggacacctggggatACCTTGGGGATacctggggacatcctggggacacttggggacatcctggggacaccaggggacacCGGCAGACatctggggacacctggggacatcctgggacaccctgggacaccctggggacaccagaggacaccctggggacaccgtggggacaccaggggacacactggggacacctggggatACGTTGGGGATacctggggacatcctggggacacttggggacatcctggggacaccctgggacACTcggggacaccctggggacaccggGGGATAccctggggacagtggggacaccTGGAGACACCTGGGGACACTTcggggacacctggggacacccaTCTGGGCATCTGCCAGATCTCCGGGGGGAGCAGGGGACACCGTGGAACATCTGGGGATGTGACAGGGGAGTCTTTTGTCCCCACAGATGTCACCTGAGCCTGGGTGGCCACGGCCTCAGCATCCAGACCTATCCCTGGACCAAATCCTCCTACGGCACTGGGAAGAAATTCATCGCCACCGCCTACGTGGTGGCCCCCTGAGCCTGGGGGGGACCCATCGGGGGGTCCCTGTGAGCCTGGGGGGGGGACCCACCCATAGGGACCCCATGAGCCTGGGGGGGACCCACCCGGGGGGTCCCTGTGAGCCTGGGGGGGACCCACCCATAGGGACCCCATGAACCTGGGGGGGACCCACCCGGGAATCCCCCTGAGCCTGGGGGAACCACCTGTGGGGTCCCCTGAGGCTGGGGTGGACCCACCCGGGGATCCCCCTGAGCCTGGGGGGGACGCACCCGGGGATCCCTGTGAGCCTGTGGGGGGGGCCCCACCCATAGGGACCCCATGAGCCTGGGGGGGGGACCCACCCGTGGGTCCCCCTGAGCTTGGGGGGGACCACCTGTGGGGTCCCCTGAGcctggggggggacacaccCAACCGTGGGGTCCCCCTGAGCTTGGGGGGGACCCACCCGGGGATCCCCCTGAAACTGGGGGGGGACCCACCTGGGGATCCCCCTGAGCCTGGGGGGGGGACCCACCCATGGGGTCCCCGTGAGCCTGTGGAGGGGACCCACCCATAGGGACCCCATGAGTCTGGGGGGGACCCACCCGTGGGGTCCCCtgagcctggggggggggacacccaccCGTGGGGTCCCCCTGAGCTTGGGGGGGACCCACCTGGGGATCCCTGTGAGCCTGTGGGGGGACCCACCCGTGGGGTCCCCATGACCCTGGAGGGGGACGCACCCGGGGATCCCCGTGAGCCTGGGGGGGACCCACCTggggtccccaaccccccccggggCTCTGGGCTGCCCCACACCAGTGCCCACTGGGCAGGACTGGTCCTGCTGGGGCACAGGGACAGGGCCAGGAGGAGGGGACAGTGGTGGCCGTGACCTGCGTGGAGTCAGCAGCCCGACACCCCCGGCACCCACGGGGGTCCCTGGTGGGAGCAGAAAATCCGGGGGTGGAAGTGGGAAAGGGGCCCCCCCGGAGAAATAAAGATGGAGCCTGCGTGGGGAAGAGTTCAGCTCCTGAGCCCCCAGTTTGTCCCCAGGTTCGAGGACCCTGTCCCCCCCAAAAATGTCACCAAGTTCGAAGTCCTGTCCCCCCGAGTTGTCCCCATGATCGGGGGTCTTGCCCCCAAAATTTCCCACGAATTCGAGGGTCCTGTCCCCCCCAAAATTGTCCCCATTCTCGGGGGGCTTTCCCTCCCAAACTGTCCCCGTTATCAGGGGCcttgccccccccccaaattgTCCCCACGATCAGGGGttctccccccccaaaatttcccCCCAATTCGAGGGTCTTGTCCCCCCAAATTGCCCCCAACTTCGAGCATCCCCCACCCCAGAACGAGACCCCAGGAGGAGCCCCCCCAGGATGAAACCCCCAGGATGagccccccccatcccaccccaagTTGAGCCGGGGACCCCCCCGCAGattcccttcccccccccgaACCCCTTTTTTCCCACTCAGCCCCACATcgggggggtcagggggggtcagggagcctccagctctgctcccccccttccctctttcccccccccccctctccttcccgCACCCCCCGGGCTGGGCAgcagccgggggggggggtttgggggggggggggggtcccaggagctgctgcgGGGATTGGAGCTGCGTGACAGATGGTCCCGAGCTGGGCTGGAGTCCCCACGCCATCTGCCAGGGGTCACGGgtgacaccccccaccccccccccccccaaaccccaccgCGGGGCGTGGAAAAAGCGGGTgaggggccgggggggggggatgatAAAAATGCGCCggaaaatgggggaaaaaaggaggtgaggggggggcagGCAGGATGGGGGTAAGttgggtgccccccccccctcctctcccacccccccctgcccacgatctgggggggtgggggggtggctGGGGTTGGGGTATTGGGGGGGAAAGTGGAGATCATCgagtccccccccccccccgttttGGGCCCCCTCCCCCCAAGCCCCTCTCGGGGGGCGAAGGGCAGAGCCCCCCCACCGGCTGAAGGACAAGGAGGCTCcggaccccccccccaaactgCAGGTTGAGGGGGGGTCCAGCTCAGCAAAGGAGaaacccccccaaatcccccctcaaattccccccccccacacccccaaatcccccctgacccccccacccctgctggcagggacccccccccccgatggtcccccccccaccctggggacaccaaatccctccctgtccttgtgcCCCCCCCGGGGTCCCACAGCCTTGGGATGGGGGTGACAGAGCCGGacacccccaaaaccccccccaaaactccccaaaacccccccgGGCTGCACCCCGAGTGTTGgtgaaaaacagagaagaaaggggggggggggggggcagcatGAAGGGGGGGGCAGGTGTCCCCAAGCTGCCTCCAGCCATCTGCTGCCACCTCGGGGACTCCAGGGCCCCccactttcccccccccccatctcgGGGGGGGTCACATCCCCCACCTGAGCGCAGCCGCCTTGGGGAGcgtgggaaagggggggggggggagttcTAGGACCCCCCCCCGAGGGGTTTGGGGGCTGCCCGGGAGCTTTTGCCCCAGATGAGATGAACTGGGGGGGggacactgctgcctccccccctctccctgtgtcagcaccccccccaaaattctCGGGTCAgctgttcccccccccccattggGAGCTCGGGTTCCATCCCCCCCCCCGGCAACATCATCAGGACCCCAAACCCCTGAGGGGGGGCACAGGAGGAGCCCCCCCAAATTTTGAAGGAGGAAAACCCCAGCAAGGGGTcctcagctgccttttttttttttttttttttttttggggggggggggaagatgCTGCCCTGCGCTTggaacccccccaaaacagcCCCGAGATCAAAtgatctgagaaaaaaaacccaaaacggggggggggggggaggatgaTGGGACCCCAGAGCAgcatccccaaacccccccccccaaaaaaaaaaacccaacccaacccgGGCCAGCacagggggtttgggggggggggggggggcgacaCAGGGGACATTTTTTTCCCGTTCCTTCTGGGATTGAGCCGGGACCCCCTCgggtggaagggggggggggggggggccca carries:
- the ENDOU gene encoding uridylate-specific endoribonuclease codes for the protein MLKSWIFLLGIAAALGSISSKLEGSWESCEGPCEEERGAGGVPRHCHPECHRYRNCCRDYAPHCHHGGGWSEEEEEEEEGVGGHGGFSRSRDSITDRDLLSLSEQLYRADENRARPGDLTINPQYQAGPGELGHQLDHCPQPLYKYVNEELFSKPTYSSFIRLLDNFQRATGREEEVTEEELREQEEFLREVLDTKVMEKLFTFLQQKNRYDSRQEFHSDLREMWFGIYSRGDGQRDSSGFEHVFSGEVKKGKVSGFHNWIRFYLLEKEGTLNYLSHNFDGPWDTYPDVLGLQFSWDGFHKELGSAFIGSSPEFELGIYTLCFISRPGRLCHLSLGGHGLSIQTYPWTKSSYGTGKKFIATAYVVAP